From the genome of Ziziphus jujuba cultivar Dongzao chromosome 6, ASM3175591v1, one region includes:
- the LOC132804060 gene encoding uncharacterized protein LOC132804060: protein MYMNKKIKYLSPKRKSNEIENELHKNYDPELFMVHFMGQLGLPASSSYFSLSIIASLCRVLLGLEMEPQFDEPYLATSPQDFWSRRWNLMIGNILSLAFRLSRLISRPLTIGFLMVTASWLFFSPLLQCNADVTTSNEYATVAACDREKEYWECFLFETIFDHICIDHQIKELHGGLLEKSYKQADR from the exons ATGTATATgaacaagaaaatcaaatatttgTCTCCTAAG AGGAAATCAAATGAAATAGAGAATGAATTGCATAAGAATTACGATCCTGAGTTGTTTATGGTGCATTTTATGGGTCAA CTTGGCTTGCCAGCTTCAAGCTCTTACTTTTCGCTTTCCATCATTGCTTCCCTTTGTCGAGTTCTTCTGGGGCTTGAGATGGAGCCACAGTTCGATGAACCATATCTCGCCACGTCTCCACAGGACTTCTGGTCAAGGAGATGGAACCTCATGATCGGCAACATCCTCAGTCTTGCT TTCCGGCTATCAAGATTGATATCAAGGCCGTTGACCATTGGATTCCTTATGGTTACGGCGTCTTGGCTTTTCTTTTCACCGCTCCTCCAGTGTAACGCTGATGTTACAACATCTAATGAGTACGCGACGGTGGCTGCATGCGATCGTGAGAAAGAATATTGGGAGTGCTTTCTTTTTGAAACAATATTTGATCATATATGCATAGATcaccaaattaaagaattacatGGTGGATTATTAGAGAAAAGTTATAAACAAGCTGACCGATGA
- the LOC125418183 gene encoding TMV resistance protein N-like produces MTSSSSSLSLDEKYDVFLSFRGEDTRDTFTSYLYAALSAKQVSTFMDHELERGDEISPTLSKAIEESKISVIIFSKNYASSTWCLDELVQILECKERRGQVVMPIFYGIDPSDVRKQKGSYKIAFSEHEKRFHDRMGMVNQWRAALTEASNLCGLDSKDFRPENKLVQKLIEDISKKLPKYLSSNMHINGHLIGIEKKIKEIESKLCTGIKDVRIIGIWGMGGIGKTTLASAVFQRLSYFQFESYCFLWNIREEYLRCGPNYLRKKLLSELLSDESILRMDTPFVASPFIHDKLSRKKVLIVLDDVDSSTHLEALVEGYDHFAPGSRIIVTTRNVQVLIKKEADDIYKLEGLNKNESFELFSLHAFGNSFPSKDYELLLNRATSYADGNPLALKVLGSFLRSKSTDEWESALNKLKTIPNKDILDVLRISYEGLDDKEVKNLFLDIACLLNQSFTRDDVENMLDAGHSFVKIGLTVLIEKSLIESHEDNKLWMHDLLRQVGRAIVLDEHREPSNRSRLWDVRDVCHVFERNTGTAAVEGISFNMAEISKDVKLCHAAFSEMYNLRILKIHCDNIDENKFKLYIPQGLGSYLSDKLTYLRWDLYPLESLPSKFSPENLVELVLRGSHIQKLWNYHEVKSLPILRRIDLSYSKFLTQIQNLSLAPNLESINLEGCKSLVHVLSSLQNLYKLTYLNLSGCSKLRDFEEISKTTEEYLDVARLGGTKNLLINFTFLRSCIRSFMGNFCLYSSKGHISQKFAPNLKCLLLSETAIETVPPSIGHLSGLVELNLSYCTRLKSLPSSICHLKSLESLVLSGCKELKTFPEILEPMEHLRTFWLDESGIKELPESIENLVSLKELYIHRCTNLEFLPNRLRKLRNLETIALDHCSKFQKLPSLPPSLLYLSLNYCEKLESLPELPSLCLELYAKYCTSLEKILKWRAPLLDNLGIDVTGSKGDTLQTFDFYGCENLDQNTCNTMLANLAVIQILSRLKFVTDGTDYINVLVLRHPGDEIPKWFSYQTCGTSINNIMLPPYWNNDDLLALAFCIVLRRNIIDHGIDFYIHSELNLKTIDDGRLYKYHDYSWWISENNVRSDHVLIWYVEKRSLQYSECNKFSKEMDGLNWPSTCSTEASFHVRPFFIDSSEQALDIRSDQARHEYAEIKKFGVRFVYKQDMERCDAETERKNKRHFNECCESSGSEAVDSLEEEDDDHESHSKKLKVI; encoded by the exons atgacttcttcttcttcttctctttcactTGACGAAAAGTACGATGTGTTTCTCAGCTTCAGAGGTGAGGATACACGCGATACTTTCACTAGCTACCTTTATGCAGCTTTATCAGCAAAGCAAGTCTCAACTTTCATGGATCATGAGCTTGAAAGAGGGGATGAAATTTCACCAACACTTAGCAAAGCAATCGAGGAATCCAAGATTTCGGTGATCATTTTCTCCAAAAACTATGCTTCTTCtacatggtgtttggatgaactcGTGCAGATACTTGAATGCAAGGAAAGAAGAGGGCAGGTTGTTATGCCAATCTTTTACGGCATAGATCCATCGGATGTACGAAAACAGAAGGGGAGTTACAAAATTGCATTTTCTGAGCATGAAAAACGTTTCCATGATAGAATGGGAATGGTGAATCAATGGAGAGCTGCTTTAACAGAAGCATCCAATCTATGTGGCTTGGATTCAAAGGATTTCAG GCCTGAAAACAAGTTAGTTCAAAAACTTATTGAAGACATTTCAAAGAAATTGCCTAAGTATCTTTCATCAAATATGCATATCAATGGACATCTTAtaggaattgaaaaaaagatCAAGGAAATTGAATCAAAATTATGCACTGGCATAAAAGATGTTCGCATTATAGGTATTTGGGGCATGGGAGGTATTGGCAAGACAACCCTTGCTAGTGCTGTTTTTCAAAGATTGTCgtattttcaatttgaaagttactgCTTTCTTTGGAATATTAGGGAAGAATATTTAAGGTGTGGACCAAATTATTTGAGAAAGAAACTTCTGTCCGAGTTATTAAGTGATGAATCGATTTTGAGGATGGACACTCCATTTGTAGCATCACCTTTTATTCATGACAAACTCAGCCGGAAAAAGGTGCTCATTGTTCTAGATGATGTGGACAGTTCAACCCACTTAGAAGCTTTAGTAGAAGGATATGATCACTTTGCACCTGGGAGCAGAATCATTGTCACAACTAGAAATGTGCAAGtactaattaaaaaagaagCTGATGATATTTACAAGCTTGAAGGGTTAAATAAGAATGAATCTTTCGAGCTGTTCAGTTTGCATGCTTTTGGAAACAGTTTTCCTTCAAAAGATTATGAACTGCTGTTAAACCGTGCGACAAGCTATGCTGATGGAAATCCATTAGCTCTTAAAGTCTTGGGTTCTTTCCTTCGCTCCAAAAGCACAGATGAATGGGAAAGTGcactaaataaattgaaaacaattcCCAACAAGGACATTTTAGATGTGCTGAGAATCAGTTATGAAGGACTAGATGATAAAGAGGTCAAAAATCTATTTCTTGACATTGCATGTCTACTTAATCAATCTTTTACTAGAGATGATGTAGAAAACATGTTAGATGCAGGCCATTCTTTTGTGAAAATAGGATTAACTGTGCTTATTGAAAAGTCTTTAATTGAAAGTCATGAAGACAACAAGCTATGGATGCATGATTTGTTGCGGCAAGTGGGCAGGGCTATTGTTCTTGATGAACATAGAGAACCTAGTAATCGTAGCCGATTGTGGGATGTGAGAGATGTTTGCCATGTCTTCGAAAGAAACACG GGAACTGCAGCAGTTGAAGGCATCTCATTTAACATGGCTGAGATTAGTAAAGATGTTAAATTGTGCCATGCAGCATTCTCAGAGATGTATAATCTACGAATTCTCAAAATTCATTGTGACAATATTGATGAGAACAAGTTCAAACTGTACATTCCCCAAGGTCTTGGTTCTTATCTTTCTGATAAGCTAACATATCTTCGGTGGGATTTATACCCTTTGGAATCTTTGCCATCAAAGTTTTCTCCTGAAAATCTTGTTGAGCTGGTACTACGTGGCAGCCATATTCAAAAACTTTGGAATTATCATGAAGTTAAG TCTCTTCCAATATTAAGGAGGATCGATCTTAGCTATTCCAAGTTCCTTACTCAAATACAAAATCTGTCTCTGGCTCCGAATCTGGAAAGTATAAATCTTGAAGGGTGTAAAAGTTTGGTACATGTTCTTTCATCTCTTCAAAATCTGTACAAGCTTACATATCTAAATTTGAGTGGCTGCTCCAAACTCAGAGATTTTGAAGAGATATCAAAAACAACAGAGGAGTACTTGGATGTTGCAAGGTTAGGAGGCACTAAgaatcttttaattaatttcacatttctcAGAAGTTGCATCCGAAGTTTTATGGGCAATTTTTGCCTCTACTCATCCAAGGGTCACATTTCTCAAAAGTTTGCACccaatttaaaatgtttacttTTAAGTGAAACAGCTATAGAGACGGTGCCCCCATCAATTGGGCATCTCTCAGGTCTTGTGGAATTGAATTTGAGTTATTGCACAAGACTTAAAAGTCTTCCATCAAGCATTTGTCATTTGAAATCTCTTGAATCTTTAGTTCTCAGTGGTTGTAAGGAACTGAAAACATTTCCAGAAATCTTGGAGCCTATGGAACACTTGAGAACTTTTTGGTTAGATGAATCGGGGATTAAAGAGTTGCCAGAGTCGATTGAAAATCTAGTATCTctcaaagaattatatatacatcGATGCACAAACCTTGAGTTTCTACCCAACCGTCTACGTAAATTGAGGAACCTTGAGACGATAGCGCTCGACCActgttcaaaatttcaaaaattgccTTCCCTTCCACCGTCTTTGCTCTACTTGTCTCTGAATTATTGTGAGAAATTGGAATCTTTACCCGAGCTTCCATCACTGTGTTTGGAATTGTATGCAAAATACTGCACGTCACtggagaaaattttaaaatggagGGCTCCACTATTAGACAATCTGGGTATTGATGTCACTGGAAGTAAGGGTGATACTCTTCAAACTTTTGACTTTTATGGATGTGAAAATTTGGATCAGAACACATGCAACACTATGCTCGCTAATCTTGCAGTAATTCAAATTCTGTCTCGTCTAAAATTTGTAACAGAT GGCACAGATTACATTAATGTTCTAGTTTTACGCCATCCaggagatgaaattccaaagtggTTCAGCTATCAAACTTGTGGGACTTCAATCAATAACATTATGCTTCCTCCATATTGGAATAATGATGACTTGTTGGCTTTGGCTTTCTGCATTGTTCTTCGTCGGAATATAATTGACCATGGTATAGACTTCTATATTCATTCTGAACTAAATCTTAAAACCATCGATGATGGCCGTCTTTACAAATATCATGATTATTCTTGGTGGATATCGGAAAACAATGTTAGATCAGATCACGTGCTCATATGGTATGTAGAAAAACGGTCTTTACAATATTCAGAATGCAATAAATTTAGCAAAGAAATGGATGGACTAAATTGGCCCTCCACTTGTAGCACTGAGGCCTCTTTCCATGTCCGTCCTTTTTTTATTGATAGCAGCGAGCAAGCTTTAGACATTCGAAGTGATCAAGCAAGACATGAGTATGCCGAGATTAAGAAGTTTGGGGTTCGGTTTGTGTACAAACAAGACATGGAGAGATGTGATGCAGAAActgaaagaaagaataagagACATTTCAATGAATGTTGTGAATCAAGTGGAAGTGAAGCTGTTGACTCTCTTGAGGAAGAAGACGATGATCATGAATCACATTCAAAGAAACTCAAGGTTATATGA